One segment of Neobacillus endophyticus DNA contains the following:
- a CDS encoding FMN-binding negative transcriptional regulator, translating to MYIPKYFKNTDVDEIWGFIQNNSFGTIVTTEQGKPIATHLPLGFNKKGDDCYITGHMAYGNPQWRTFETCEDVLVMFQGPNAYISSSWYGHEEVPTWNYQAVHVYGKASILEKDELIEELTIMLEKYEKHRDNPVLWDKLSSQLLESELKGIVGFKIKVGEIQAAYKLSQNRNETDYINIIDKLQKEGNPQSKQMAELMEKRLKNHK from the coding sequence ATGTATATTCCAAAATATTTTAAGAACACAGATGTTGATGAAATTTGGGGTTTTATTCAAAATAACTCTTTTGGCACGATTGTCACAACAGAACAAGGGAAACCAATTGCCACTCATTTGCCTTTGGGGTTTAACAAAAAAGGTGATGATTGCTATATTACTGGGCATATGGCTTATGGAAATCCTCAGTGGAGAACATTTGAAACCTGTGAAGATGTGCTTGTTATGTTTCAGGGACCGAACGCTTACATTTCTTCTTCTTGGTATGGACATGAAGAAGTTCCAACATGGAATTATCAAGCCGTCCATGTATATGGTAAAGCAAGCATTTTAGAGAAAGATGAATTAATAGAAGAATTAACAATAATGTTGGAGAAATACGAAAAACACCGTGATAATCCAGTTTTATGGGATAAACTTTCTTCTCAACTCTTAGAAAGTGAACTGAAAGGTATAGTTGGATTTAAGATTAAGGTGGGAGAAATTCAGGCTGCATATAAATTAAGTCAGAACCGTAATGAAACGGATTATATTAACATCATTGATAAATTACAAAAAGAAGGAAATCCACAATCGAAACAAATGGCAGAACTAATGGAAAAGAGATTAAAAAATCATAAATAA
- a CDS encoding GNAT family N-acetyltransferase produces the protein MAINIKKCTLEDLGKLQEISYETFNDTFKHQNSTENMKSYLERAFNLKQLEKELCNISSEFFFVYFNNEIAGYLKVNTNEAQSEVMGDQSLEIERIYIKNKFQKHGLGKYLLNKAMEIAMERNKKKVWLGVWEKNENAIAFYKKMGFVQTGSHSFYMGDEAQMDFIMIKTLI, from the coding sequence ATGGCTATAAATATAAAAAAATGCACCCTTGAGGATTTAGGTAAACTTCAAGAAATTAGTTATGAAACATTTAATGACACATTTAAGCATCAAAACTCAACTGAAAATATGAAATCCTATTTGGAAAGGGCATTTAACTTAAAACAATTAGAAAAAGAATTGTGCAATATTTCTTCGGAATTCTTTTTTGTTTATTTTAACAATGAAATCGCTGGATATTTAAAGGTCAATACAAATGAAGCTCAATCTGAAGTAATGGGTGATCAATCACTTGAAATCGAGAGGATTTATATAAAGAACAAGTTTCAAAAACATGGACTTGGTAAATATCTGCTAAATAAAGCTATGGAAATTGCGATGGAACGTAATAAAAAGAAAGTCTGGCTAGGCGTATGGGAAAAGAATGAAAATGCTATTGCTTTTTATAAGAAAATGGGTTTTGTTCAAACTGGATCCCACTCTTTTTATATGGGTGATGAAGCACAAATGGACTTTATAATGATCAAAACTCTCATATAA
- a CDS encoding MarR family winged helix-turn-helix transcriptional regulator, translated as MKEILREIGMIARALDSISNIEFKEYDLTKGQYLYLVRICESPGIIQEKLAEIIKVDRTTVARAIQKLEMNGFIEKRDDHHNQKIKKLFPTEKGKNVYPFIRRENDYSNMVALDGFSEEEIETIFNLLHRVRKNIEIDWEFVKKGNKRNY; from the coding sequence ATGAAGGAAATTCTTCGTGAAATTGGAATGATCGCAAGGGCATTAGATTCTATAAGTAATATAGAATTTAAGGAATATGACCTTACAAAAGGGCAGTATTTGTACCTGGTACGAATATGTGAAAGCCCAGGAATCATTCAAGAAAAGTTAGCCGAGATAATAAAAGTAGATCGAACAACAGTAGCTCGTGCTATACAAAAACTTGAAATGAATGGCTTTATTGAAAAGAGAGACGATCATCATAACCAAAAAATTAAAAAACTATTTCCAACAGAGAAAGGGAAAAATGTTTATCCTTTCATAAGACGAGAAAATGATTATTCCAATATGGTTGCATTAGATGGATTTTCCGAAGAGGAAATAGAAACGATTTTTAATCTTCTTCACAGAGTAAGAAAAAATATTGAAATAGACTGGGAATTTGTCAAAAAGGGAAACAAGAGAAATTATTGA
- a CDS encoding GNAT family N-acetyltransferase, producing MYAKRITIEEDLRVAFAIRKQVFVKEQSVPLEDEFDEFDTLNWQCEHILVYYNDHPVGTGRIRVVDHSGKLERICILEPYRKLGIGKVIIKALEDIAEEKGVSLVKLHGQTQAEGFYKKLDYHTSSNVFMEDGIPHILMVKKLFNKDEQTV from the coding sequence ATGTATGCAAAAAGAATAACGATTGAGGAAGATTTAAGGGTAGCATTTGCTATTCGGAAACAAGTATTTGTGAAGGAACAAAGCGTTCCTCTAGAAGATGAATTTGATGAATTTGACACACTTAATTGGCAATGTGAACATATACTAGTCTATTACAATGACCATCCAGTTGGGACGGGCAGAATAAGGGTTGTTGATCACTCTGGTAAGTTGGAGAGAATTTGTATATTAGAGCCATACCGTAAATTGGGTATTGGGAAAGTTATTATTAAAGCCTTGGAAGACATTGCAGAAGAAAAAGGAGTATCCCTGGTTAAATTGCACGGTCAAACACAAGCAGAGGGTTTTTATAAAAAACTGGACTATCATACTTCTTCCAACGTGTTTATGGAAGATGGGATTCCACATATTTTAATGGTAAAAAAACTGTTCAACAAAGATGAACAGACAGTGTAA
- a CDS encoding YczE/YyaS/YitT family protein, with translation MNRQCKTKYIFYGLGILILTLGISFTIHSNLGTSPFDALLVGLSKKVGLTVGSWEIVIALLLIFCNSLLKRKRPEFLGLITSCITGFGIDMWLFLLNHFITPEQWFTKFVFFGLGLIVIGLGTAIYLQTNFAPIPVDHLMLIIRELTGMSMMFSKTLIYLLFLKMAFIFNGPIGIGTIFTVCVGGPILNYFMPLVTKGLNTHTETNTATTSEKDKTHSV, from the coding sequence ATGAACAGACAGTGTAAAACAAAATATATATTTTATGGATTAGGAATTCTTATATTAACCCTTGGAATTTCTTTCACTATACATTCAAACCTTGGAACGTCTCCTTTTGATGCACTCCTGGTAGGGTTATCTAAAAAGGTTGGTCTTACTGTAGGAAGTTGGGAAATCGTAATTGCCTTATTACTGATTTTTTGCAATTCGTTATTAAAAAGAAAAAGACCTGAATTTTTGGGTTTAATCACATCCTGTATAACTGGTTTTGGTATCGATATGTGGCTTTTTTTATTAAATCATTTCATCACACCTGAACAATGGTTCACCAAATTTGTTTTTTTCGGGTTAGGATTAATCGTTATAGGGTTAGGAACTGCAATCTATTTACAAACAAATTTTGCACCAATTCCTGTTGATCATTTAATGTTAATAATTCGAGAATTAACTGGAATGAGCATGATGTTCTCTAAAACATTAATTTATCTCCTATTCCTGAAAATGGCTTTCATATTCAATGGACCAATTGGTATTGGGACTATCTTTACTGTTTGTGTGGGAGGTCCGATTCTTAATTACTTTATGCCATTGGTTACAAAAGGATTGAACACGCATACTGAGACTAATACAGCGACTACTAGTGAGAAAGACAAAACTCATTCTGTTTAG
- a CDS encoding immunity protein Imm33 domain-containing protein, giving the protein MSINVEREQIKICNKYGAEYFPAENNLKLGIATNVKEGIVPINGLRLYPEDGTSGWFIWAGEVFSEDPDFFVPLHISHIDEWEPNIKKYLGLAPGWRFLIADDNEDVWFDQDMLDKYAKEMLDD; this is encoded by the coding sequence ATGTCAATTAATGTGGAACGAGAACAAATTAAAATTTGCAATAAATACGGTGCTGAATATTTTCCAGCAGAAAACAACTTAAAATTAGGGATTGCTACCAACGTTAAAGAAGGTATAGTTCCGATTAATGGTCTTCGTTTATATCCAGAAGACGGCACTTCTGGTTGGTTTATCTGGGCAGGAGAAGTTTTTTCCGAAGACCCTGATTTTTTTGTCCCTCTTCATATATCACATATTGATGAGTGGGAACCAAATATAAAAAAGTATCTTGGTTTAGCACCAGGATGGAGATTTTTAATTGCTGATGACAATGAAGATGTTTGGTTTGACCAAGATATGCTTGATAAATATGCTAAAGAGATGCTTGATGATTAA
- a CDS encoding YdeI/OmpD-associated family protein, with protein sequence MTNKGMNSKVDEYLAEGCMRCPLGGTPDCKVHNWEEELKKLRIILLDCGLTEELKWSQPCYTYEKRNIVIMSAFKEYCAINFIKGSLLKDANGILIKPGENTQVGRQIKFTNVRDIVKMEPILKEYIYEAIEVEKSGVKPNIKKNPEPIPEELQKKLDEIPAFKTAFEALTPGRQRAYILYFSAPKQSKTKESRIEKYMAKILNGKGLND encoded by the coding sequence ATGACAAACAAAGGAATGAATTCTAAAGTTGATGAATATCTCGCAGAGGGTTGTATGCGTTGCCCTCTGGGGGGAACTCCTGATTGTAAAGTCCATAATTGGGAGGAAGAATTGAAGAAGTTAAGAATAATTCTTCTTGACTGTGGGCTAACTGAGGAATTGAAATGGTCGCAACCCTGTTACACATATGAGAAACGAAACATAGTCATAATGAGTGCGTTTAAGGAATACTGTGCGATTAACTTTATCAAAGGTTCCTTGTTAAAGGATGCCAATGGTATTTTAATCAAACCTGGAGAGAATACTCAGGTGGGACGCCAGATTAAGTTTACCAATGTTCGAGATATAGTTAAGATGGAACCTATCTTGAAAGAATATATTTACGAAGCAATTGAAGTGGAGAAATCTGGTGTAAAACCGAATATTAAAAAGAATCCAGAACCAATTCCTGAAGAGCTTCAAAAGAAATTAGATGAAATACCTGCCTTCAAAACTGCTTTTGAGGCATTAACACCAGGAAGACAAAGGGCTTACATTCTTTATTTTTCAGCACCAAAACAATCAAAAACTAAAGAATCAAGAATTGAAAAATATATGGCGAAAATTCTCAATGGAAAGGGATTAAATGATTAG
- a CDS encoding GNAT family N-acetyltransferase: MKFKVYHNAHDFEKKIEPLLLEKEDVFSLFLGVLQAIKAGNYENPFMATIEEEGKILALFQMTPPHPLNLIFVDEIRLEEIIDFFIKSVLEHEITFRSIISLKPWAYKVAKKWEIKTDMTHQLLMDQGLYRLNKVNDSLEHSPGNWRHAEESDSAIIEKWFNLFEIDTGLPISPTENVKKRVAMFLKEREVFLWENKGKIVSMMKKSRPTKNGVTVSLVFTPKEERKKGYARTLVAAVSRELLNDYSFCVLYTDLMNPTSNKIYREIGYKRIADSVHLSFDKDK, translated from the coding sequence ATGAAATTTAAAGTTTACCATAATGCTCATGATTTTGAGAAAAAGATAGAGCCGTTATTATTGGAAAAGGAAGATGTATTCAGTCTTTTTTTGGGTGTGCTACAAGCGATTAAAGCTGGTAATTATGAGAATCCATTTATGGCGACAATTGAAGAGGAAGGAAAAATATTAGCCCTTTTTCAAATGACACCCCCTCATCCGTTAAATCTTATTTTTGTCGATGAAATCCGTTTAGAAGAAATAATAGATTTTTTCATAAAAAGTGTGCTAGAACATGAAATAACCTTTCGTTCGATTATCAGTTTGAAGCCATGGGCATACAAAGTCGCTAAAAAGTGGGAAATTAAAACCGATATGACTCATCAACTACTTATGGATCAGGGATTATATCGATTAAATAAGGTAAATGATTCGCTTGAACATAGTCCCGGTAATTGGCGCCATGCAGAAGAAAGTGATTCAGCAATTATCGAAAAGTGGTTCAACTTATTCGAAATTGATACCGGATTACCGATTTCACCAACTGAAAACGTGAAAAAACGTGTTGCAATGTTTCTAAAGGAACGGGAAGTCTTTCTTTGGGAGAATAAAGGAAAGATTGTATCTATGATGAAGAAGTCACGTCCGACAAAGAACGGTGTAACCGTTTCTTTGGTTTTCACGCCAAAGGAAGAGCGCAAAAAAGGATATGCTCGGACGCTTGTTGCGGCGGTATCAAGAGAATTACTCAATGATTACAGCTTTTGCGTACTATACACAGATTTGATGAATCCGACATCAAATAAGATCTATAGGGAAATTGGCTATAAAAGGATTGCAGATTCTGTTCATCTAAGTTTTGATAAAGACAAATGA
- a CDS encoding MFS transporter, giving the protein MTLMSTKAKMIFTITVFVVLAAFDNIIIGLFPPLFKYISEDLHIGVPKLATVSAFNILVTAISSVYWGYLSGKFKRNKLVIIGTCIWVVSVFLTAISKNYMQLLLFQMLTGVGLGCIASIGFSVLTDYIPHGKRGTILSLWGMAQGLGGIAGSLLASLTTTNHNWRWPFEIVGFIGFFLIFFYLFVEEPARGQSDPELRDVFEKGGSYHYRIEAKQIREILLKKSNLLLFFQAFFMNISTGSLIWIPILFTFKIEQQGYSSATAVIASGYLYGIFQLGGMASAYFGHLGDKFQKKTFKGRAVLTSFFVFFTMPLYIVMFSVPIHRLVLPKDDNAFAILFQLLEQILLNPWMAAVFLLSLLASAAQSANTPNWLALITDVNLPEHRGTAFSVANLFNSLGRTIGNLGVGILLGVISLWYQEPTSYVISLSALQLFLIPSAICYLFMTKSNVSDIQNMKESLMIRINELEEDPQ; this is encoded by the coding sequence ATGACACTTATGAGCACTAAAGCCAAAATGATATTTACCATCACCGTGTTTGTTGTTCTTGCTGCTTTCGATAACATAATTATTGGCCTATTCCCACCGTTGTTTAAATATATATCTGAGGACTTACATATAGGGGTTCCAAAACTAGCGACAGTTTCTGCCTTTAATATCCTAGTTACAGCCATTTCTTCTGTTTACTGGGGATATCTTTCTGGAAAGTTCAAACGAAATAAACTGGTGATAATAGGCACATGCATTTGGGTTGTTTCTGTATTTTTAACTGCTATCAGCAAAAATTATATGCAATTGCTTTTATTTCAAATGCTAACAGGGGTGGGGTTAGGATGCATTGCTTCAATCGGTTTTAGTGTCTTAACGGATTATATTCCCCATGGAAAACGTGGAACCATTTTGAGCCTATGGGGGATGGCACAAGGGTTAGGGGGGATTGCTGGTTCCCTTTTGGCTTCATTGACCACCACCAACCATAATTGGAGATGGCCTTTTGAAATAGTTGGTTTTATTGGTTTTTTTCTCATTTTTTTCTATTTATTTGTTGAAGAACCAGCAAGGGGCCAGTCGGACCCTGAACTGAGAGATGTTTTTGAAAAAGGGGGCTCTTACCATTATCGAATCGAGGCTAAACAAATTAGGGAAATCTTATTGAAAAAAAGCAATTTGCTCCTTTTTTTTCAAGCTTTCTTCATGAATATTTCTACTGGAAGCCTTATATGGATTCCTATTCTATTTACTTTTAAGATAGAACAGCAAGGATACAGTTCAGCAACAGCAGTCATTGCATCAGGATATCTTTACGGCATTTTTCAGCTGGGAGGAATGGCTTCTGCTTATTTTGGGCACTTGGGGGACAAGTTTCAAAAGAAAACTTTTAAAGGGAGAGCTGTTTTAACTTCATTCTTTGTATTTTTTACGATGCCTCTTTATATAGTCATGTTCAGTGTCCCTATCCATCGTCTTGTGCTTCCGAAAGACGACAATGCCTTTGCCATCCTATTTCAATTGTTGGAACAAATCTTATTAAACCCATGGATGGCAGCAGTGTTTCTTCTATCTTTACTTGCTTCTGCTGCCCAATCTGCGAATACACCGAATTGGCTTGCATTGATCACCGATGTGAATTTGCCTGAGCATCGAGGCACAGCATTCAGTGTAGCCAATCTTTTTAACAGTTTAGGTAGAACGATTGGGAATTTAGGAGTCGGTATCCTTCTTGGGGTAATTTCATTATGGTATCAAGAACCCACCAGTTATGTGATTTCTTTATCGGCTTTGCAACTTTTCCTTATTCCTTCAGCTATTTGCTATTTGTTCATGACAAAAAGCAACGTATCCGATATTCAGAACATGAAAGAATCATTAATGATTAGGATAAATGAATTGGAAGAAGATCCACAATAA
- a CDS encoding GNAT family N-acetyltransferase — protein sequence MYYQENELVIRPIIEIDLPHLWELMYKEESPEWKKWDAPYFEHKQIPYQEFINSKENVLNQYNRWVIEVNEQVIGTVSYYWEHKPSNWLEMGIAIYNPNFWSGGYGTNALLLWINHLFNTLPLVRVGFTTWSGNERMIKLGEKLGMTMEARLRKCRYYNGEYYDSIRMGLLREEWESSSLFNKASQ from the coding sequence GTGTATTATCAGGAAAATGAATTAGTTATTCGACCAATTATCGAAATAGATTTACCACATCTATGGGAATTAATGTATAAGGAAGAATCCCCTGAATGGAAAAAGTGGGATGCCCCTTACTTTGAACATAAACAGATACCATATCAAGAATTCATAAATTCAAAAGAAAATGTTCTTAATCAATACAATCGATGGGTTATTGAAGTCAACGAGCAGGTTATTGGAACAGTAAGTTATTATTGGGAGCATAAGCCATCAAATTGGCTCGAAATGGGAATAGCAATTTATAATCCGAACTTTTGGAGTGGGGGTTATGGTACGAATGCTCTTCTTCTATGGATAAATCATCTCTTTAATACCTTACCATTGGTTCGTGTTGGCTTTACTACTTGGTCAGGGAATGAACGTATGATTAAACTTGGTGAAAAGCTTGGAATGACAATGGAAGCAAGATTGAGAAAATGTCGTTATTATAACGGAGAATATTACGATTCTATAAGAATGGGTCTTTTACGGGAAGAATGGGAATCGAGTTCGCTTTTCAACAAAGCCAGCCAATAG
- a CDS encoding alpha/beta hydrolase — protein MNVNKKELQTNDKAISYTHIETGSQTICFMFSGSGYNYDKPLFYYATMTMLHNKIDIVHIHYSYEEHFLKKSLEEVSKTMVDDINPIISEVLNNGQYSEKIFLGKSLGTIPIANDLMKRDEFLNTTMILLTPLLKYDLIFDAILNSEHQGLLIIGDNDPHYNIDQIEELSKSNLLIEVIQNANHHLDIGEFETTNSIFALSRVMEKLLETVSPEE, from the coding sequence ATGAACGTAAATAAAAAGGAGCTACAAACAAACGACAAAGCGATTAGTTACACACATATAGAAACAGGTTCCCAAACGATTTGCTTTATGTTTTCAGGTTCAGGTTACAATTACGATAAGCCCCTATTTTATTATGCAACTATGACGATGCTTCATAACAAAATTGATATTGTTCATATCCATTATTCCTATGAAGAACATTTCTTAAAAAAATCTCTTGAAGAAGTATCCAAAACAATGGTGGATGATATTAATCCTATAATTTCGGAAGTCCTTAATAACGGTCAATACAGCGAAAAGATTTTTTTAGGAAAATCGCTTGGAACAATTCCGATTGCTAATGACCTTATGAAAAGAGATGAATTTTTAAATACCACAATGATTTTACTCACTCCTCTGTTAAAGTATGACTTGATTTTTGATGCAATTTTGAATAGTGAACACCAAGGGTTGTTAATTATCGGGGATAATGACCCTCATTACAATATCGATCAAATTGAGGAATTGAGTAAATCAAATTTACTGATAGAGGTTATTCAAAATGCAAATCATCACTTGGACATCGGAGAATTTGAGACAACCAATTCCATTTTCGCTTTATCAAGGGTGATGGAAAAACTCCTGGAAACTGTTAGTCCCGAAGAGTAA
- a CDS encoding GNAT family N-acetyltransferase, whose translation MYIRKAVLTDAKGIAKVHVDSWNTTYKNIIPDEFLKKLSYDQRTDLWNSNISKEGNYIFVAVNNEGEIVGFADCGKSESNNVNNSGDLTSIYLLEEYQGKGVGKQLLKQLFLQFQVLGFNKVFVEVLEANKTRYFYEYYGAQLVKTEKIVIGGAQLNLLIYEWDNLNNVLTKLS comes from the coding sequence ATGTACATAAGAAAAGCTGTATTAACTGATGCAAAGGGGATTGCAAAAGTACACGTTGATAGTTGGAATACTACTTATAAAAACATTATTCCTGATGAGTTTTTAAAAAAATTATCTTATGATCAACGAACCGACTTGTGGAATAGTAATATCTCAAAAGAGGGTAATTATATCTTTGTTGCAGTAAATAATGAGGGAGAAATCGTAGGATTTGCAGATTGTGGAAAAAGTGAAAGTAATAATGTCAATAATTCTGGTGATTTAACATCCATTTATCTTCTTGAAGAATATCAAGGGAAAGGAGTTGGAAAGCAACTTTTAAAACAACTTTTCCTTCAATTTCAAGTATTAGGCTTCAATAAAGTTTTCGTTGAAGTATTAGAAGCAAATAAAACCCGTTATTTCTACGAGTATTATGGTGCTCAACTAGTTAAAACAGAAAAGATAGTAATAGGTGGTGCTCAATTGAATCTTCTTATATACGAATGGGATAATCTAAACAATGTATTAACTAAATTAAGCTAA
- a CDS encoding protein phosphatase 2C domain-containing protein has protein sequence MIEYFWVGSQKHFVDELNVMEFENNMVLGRFGGNSSSGQYKNEDGCLIWANPEDDWEFVILLDAHNTAQSAELVLSTIRTNNEKIINLLKLETRKAFYEINNFILSVFTSKKFKEDCQKIKGETACLIVIRKEKYIFWLSIGDCALYLYHPELSTLGEYQQNHRSFYEWIGQKSAFNHSVPCFSAGIKEMRKGKTKILLTTDGLIECPKANLNSAEEIFQMIEGFTIKDGLIALLDEVKKKNVRDSTTIISWEVINKETAVMPSDIR, from the coding sequence ATGATTGAGTATTTCTGGGTAGGTAGCCAAAAACATTTCGTTGATGAGCTTAATGTTATGGAATTCGAAAACAATATGGTACTTGGGCGTTTTGGTGGCAATTCTTCATCGGGCCAATACAAGAATGAAGATGGTTGTTTGATTTGGGCAAATCCTGAAGACGATTGGGAATTTGTTATTCTTCTTGATGCTCACAACACTGCTCAAAGTGCTGAGTTGGTTCTTTCTACTATAAGAACTAATAACGAAAAAATAATAAATTTATTGAAATTAGAAACAAGGAAGGCATTTTATGAGATAAATAACTTCATCTTATCTGTATTCACCAGTAAAAAATTTAAAGAAGATTGTCAAAAAATAAAGGGCGAAACTGCTTGTCTTATTGTGATTAGAAAAGAGAAATATATTTTTTGGTTATCTATTGGTGATTGTGCTCTATATTTATATCATCCTGAGCTCTCCACTTTAGGTGAATATCAACAGAACCATAGAAGCTTTTATGAATGGATAGGTCAAAAAAGTGCATTTAATCATTCTGTACCTTGTTTTAGTGCAGGAATAAAGGAAATGAGAAAAGGTAAAACCAAAATATTGCTAACAACGGATGGTTTAATTGAATGTCCTAAAGCCAATTTGAATTCTGCAGAAGAAATATTCCAAATGATTGAAGGATTTACAATTAAAGATGGTTTAATCGCATTGTTAGATGAAGTAAAAAAGAAAAATGTTCGTGATAGCACCACAATAATTTCTTGGGAAGTTATAAATAAAGAAACTGCTGTGATGCCGAGTGATATAAGGTGA
- a CDS encoding HIT family protein, with protein MNEDCFICDKHRGVIKTAGTIIYEDRYVYVGHIDKNGEQNYLGHIMIDLKRHIPTLAEMTIEEAKAFGVIMSRVSRALKETEKAEHIYALVSGNSVQHLHLHLVARYPNTPEEFWGPMEVYEWGEAPIGGHDKVVELCERIRNYLETTEYESGNV; from the coding sequence ATGAATGAGGATTGCTTTATTTGTGATAAGCATAGGGGAGTAATTAAAACAGCAGGAACGATAATATATGAAGATCGGTACGTTTATGTTGGGCATATTGACAAAAATGGAGAACAAAATTACTTGGGGCATATTATGATTGATTTGAAAAGGCATATCCCAACTCTTGCCGAAATGACTATAGAAGAAGCTAAAGCCTTTGGTGTTATTATGTCAAGGGTAAGTAGAGCCTTGAAGGAAACTGAAAAAGCAGAGCATATCTATGCTCTTGTTTCAGGTAATTCAGTCCAGCATTTACATCTTCATTTGGTCGCCCGATACCCTAATACTCCAGAAGAGTTTTGGGGCCCAATGGAAGTATATGAATGGGGAGAAGCACCCATTGGGGGTCATGATAAGGTTGTTGAACTTTGTGAACGAATAAGGAACTACTTAGAGACTACAGAATACGAGAGTGGTAATGTATGA
- a CDS encoding HAD family hydrolase — MIKAAIFDLDETLLNRDKAVEQMFLMILEKCYEDDKHSAKNEMLKKFKEYDKESYGDNDKTKVFESFFDEFPPKYRLPHNDIQDFWNNNFPHCFTINQNTINLVNTIKMKVKVAIITNGSTKRQKAKIRNTNLNSCFDIVIISEEVGFSKPDKRIFELALNKLNVQPEDALFVGDDIEKDIGGCQNANIKGIWFNPRRIKNHTEIKPYAEINSFDGLLSYFT; from the coding sequence ATGATTAAGGCTGCTATTTTTGATTTAGATGAAACCTTACTTAATAGGGATAAGGCAGTAGAACAAATGTTTTTAATGATTTTAGAAAAGTGTTATGAGGACGATAAACATTCAGCAAAAAATGAAATGTTGAAGAAGTTCAAAGAATACGATAAAGAAAGCTATGGCGACAATGATAAAACAAAAGTTTTTGAATCATTTTTTGATGAATTCCCACCAAAATATAGATTGCCACACAATGACATTCAAGATTTCTGGAATAATAATTTCCCCCATTGTTTTACAATAAACCAAAATACCATAAATTTAGTAAATACAATAAAGATGAAAGTTAAAGTTGCAATTATAACAAATGGCTCAACGAAGAGACAAAAAGCAAAAATAAGAAATACTAATTTAAATAGTTGTTTTGATATAGTAATTATTTCTGAAGAAGTGGGATTTAGTAAACCTGACAAACGCATATTTGAATTAGCATTAAATAAGCTTAATGTACAACCCGAAGATGCATTATTCGTAGGAGATGACATAGAAAAGGATATTGGTGGTTGTCAAAATGCGAATATAAAGGGTATATGGTTCAATCCTCGTAGAATCAAGAATCATACCGAAATTAAACCATATGCTGAGATCAATTCTTTTGATGGATTATTAAGTTATTTTACATAA
- a CDS encoding VOC family protein: protein MILGLHHAQITIPKGTEEQGKEFYCKILGLSEVKKPDSLKGRGGFWLEVGDRQIHVGTEDDFDRLKTKAHIAYQVDNIKYWRKVIEENNIKILQGVPIPNFERFEFRDPFGNRVEMIQEI from the coding sequence ATGATTCTCGGATTACATCACGCACAAATTACGATTCCAAAAGGAACTGAGGAACAAGGAAAAGAATTTTATTGTAAAATTTTAGGTCTATCTGAAGTTAAAAAGCCTGATTCGCTTAAGGGGCGAGGAGGATTCTGGTTAGAGGTTGGAGATAGACAGATCCACGTTGGAACAGAGGATGACTTTGACCGATTAAAAACAAAAGCACATATTGCTTATCAAGTAGATAATATTAAATATTGGAGAAAAGTCATAGAAGAAAACAATATTAAAATACTTCAGGGTGTACCAATTCCAAATTTTGAACGTTTTGAGTTTAGAGATCCATTTGGTAATAGAGTAGAGATGATTCAAGAAATTTAG